AAGAGATAGAAGCCCCATTAGAAAACAGTAGAGAGAAAAGAGACGAAGCTCTTTTTGACGAAAGCGTTTTAGAATCCATTTAAGTGAAAAGAGGCCTGATAAAAAAGAAGCCGTAAAAGCTGCAAAATAAATGGAAATCGAAAAATTAGGAATGGAAGATCCGCCTTCTTTTATTAAGTGCAAAGCCTCTAAAAATAAGGCTCCAAAAATCGTTGGAATAGATAGAAGAAAGGAAAATCGAAGCGCTTGATCAAAAGTCCAGCCTGAAACTCTTGCGGAAAGGAGAGTAGCCCCGCTTCTTGAAATTCCCGGGAAAAGAGCTAAGCTCTGTGAGATGCCGATAAAAAGGGCGCTTTTAAAAGTTTTAGGACGCGTCCCATAGTTAAAACTGCCTAAATATAAAATTAAGGCAGTTCCAATAAAGAATAAACCAAGCCACTCCGTCTTTTTAAACAACTCTTTTATGGCGCTCATAAACGGAAGCAGGAAAAAGAGGGGAAGGAGAGCGGTTGTCAGTAAAAGAAATTCATTTTTCGAAGTCAATGCCTTTAAAATGTCTTTTTTTAAGACAATTAAAATCGCAAAGAGAGTCCCTGCATGACACAAAACATTAAAAAAAACAAAATTTATTTCTTTGGAGAAACCAAAAAGAGTTTGAAAAAAAGCGAGGTGGCCGGAGGAACTAACGGGGAGGAATTCAGTCAGCCCCTGAACTATTCCTAAAAATAAAGCGTGTATAAAGCTAAAAGAATCATTCATGGCTTAAAAAAAATGGGGCGATAGAAGGGGCTCGAACCCTCGACCTCCGGATCCACAATCCGGCGCTCTAACCAGCTGAGCTACTATCGCCATCGAAGCTTAAATTTTTACGCTATTTCTATTTTTTTAGTCAACGCTTTTTCTAAAAAATTAAACTTTCGTGAGTCTTATTTTTGCGGGAATTAAAATTAGGGATTCCAATAAGGAAGATAAGTGTAAGAAGAAAGACTGCTATTTCCCCATTCAAAGGCATCTTAAGAACAAAATCAAAGGCCTTTGGCATACTTAGGGATAGGCTTAAAAGCCAATCGATAAATAACCCGTTAATATAAAAAAGAAAATTCCAGGAAAAAGGGGTTAAAAGTGATAAAAGGCTCAGAAAAAGGAAAAAAATCAGCGAAAAGCTAATCAGGACGGGGAAGTATAAATTGAATAGAGTTCCAAAAAGAGGAAAAGAGCCTATCAGAGCAAGAGTTAAAGGGAGTGCGACCACATTAACCCCCAAGGAAAGAGAGAGGCTTTTTCTCATAAACCCCAATAGGGAAAGCCCAACTTTTTCTTTAAAAGAAGAAGCTAAAAATTCAGTTTTTTTTCTTTCAGTAAAAATTTTTATTAGAAG
This DNA window, taken from Criblamydia sequanensis CRIB-18, encodes the following:
- a CDS encoding undecaprenyl-diphosphate phosphatase — translated: MNDSFSFIHALFLGIVQGLTEFLPVSSSGHLAFFQTLFGFSKEINFVFFNVLCHAGTLFAILIVLKKDILKALTSKNEFLLLTTALLPLFFLLPFMSAIKELFKKTEWLGLFFIGTALILYLGSFNYGTRPKTFKSALFIGISQSLALFPGISRSGATLLSARVSGWTFDQALRFSFLLSIPTIFGALFLEALHLIKEGGSSIPNFSISIYFAAFTASFLSGLFSLKWILKRFRQKELRLFSLYCFLMGLLSLYLFAF